In the Pelmatolapia mariae isolate MD_Pm_ZW linkage group LG10_11, Pm_UMD_F_2, whole genome shotgun sequence genome, CTTGGAGCGTAAGAGTAAAGCTGTTTAAGagaatttcaaataaaaaactGCGTACACTCCTCGACAAAGCAGTTCCAAACTTGAAAACCTCCCACATCACCCAGTTGGTCAACAGTTGTAGATCTAAGCTCCGTTTTGGTGAACAAAAGTTGAAGTCTAATCCGATCTCTCTGCAGTGGGCGAACATGTCATTGACTCGGCTCGACGTCAGGATCTGTTGTGTGCGAGCAGCGCGCCTCAGCCACAGCCTCTGCTTTGGGGTTTCTGCACATCTTCCCTCAGAGAACAGACACCAGTATGATTCTTGACTTGTCTGTGTGGGTGACAAAGAAGATTTGTGGCCATAACTCAGAGGCTGCATTGGTGAGATGAagacttcttcctcttctggctTTACATCCTGCAGCACGTTCATTTCTACCTCTGTTCCTGACAAACAACTTTCAGGTTTCACATTTTCTGGTTCAGCTTCTGTTTCTGACTGTAATTCTGTCTCAAACTCAACAGGACACATGTATGACAAATCATCCTCCTTCATCTCCTCCATTTTGCTAGCCTGCTGCTTCCGTGTTTGTCTTTTATTGGTGGCCAGAATTTGTGCTTCCAGTTCTTGGTTATCTGCatcaggtgtttttctttttttacctttatattCCAATTTATTCTTCTCAGCCGGGATCTTAAAAAGTTCCTTTCTGAAAGTGTCTTTGTCCTCAGCTGTCAGGCAGGTGTATTTTCTCTCTATCACCCTGTTTAGACACATTCGGAACTGAGGTTTATTAAAAGCATAACCAAAGTTGTGCTTGACCAGTTCATAAACTAGGTAAGTGTGTTTTCCACACAGCACTCGGGAAAAATCAAGCATCTCTATCATCACACCACTGGTGAGCAGACTTGGGTCCAGTTTCTGTTTGGGGGCGTGACTTGGTCGAATAGCTAGGGTCACACCAAGTTGTGCACAGAAAGGGTTAGCGCCCTGTGTTTTTCCTAAACGGATTCCTCcttgtttttttacagtgtatttaTTGATAGCAACTCTGGTAGTTTCAGCTTCGTGGTTGTCTGAAGACTGGCAGTCCTTGCTGGAGACAGTGAGCACTGAACTATCAGCAATTTTGTTCCATTTTGGACAGTATCGTCCTGACACGTCTTCTTTGGACCCGGCTAAAACACTTGGATCTGGCAGCTGAAATGTTTCTTTCCATCTATTTGGCTTCATCTTTATTTGCTCCTTCAGGTGCTTAATTCTGTTGTGGACACGAACTGCATAGATGTAACACAGACTGTCATTGTTTATGTCAAAGCCAAGGTCAAAGTTGAACTCCAGCATTTCGAACAGGAAATACTTCTCAGACCTGGTCACTGTTTTGGCAAACTGACAAATTTCCAGCATAACACTATTCGTCAGCAGGCTCTGATCCAACTTCTCCTTCCTTTCAAGTGCCGCATTGAACTCCAGACCAATATCAACTGATTCTGGGAAGGGGACTGCTCCTCTTTGATACCTAATGCCATGGGCAATGCGGCGCTCCCAGATGTAGCTCTCATCAATGCCATCCATATTGACATTTAAAGCCCAAAGTCATTAGAAACTGCTAAGGTTATGTCAAAAACCCTGGTCCTTGCTCAGGCACCTGGCTAGACTCCTAGTCAGCTTTCTTGTAGAGAAAATCAAGATATTATCTGAAGGCATCATCCTCACTGCCACATCTTCTCAGTCTGCAAGTAAAGACAAAACAGTTTCAATTAGTTAGGCTTAGAAAAATCTTAAAGCAACAGGATCTGATTTCATCAACATCCATGTGAtgtatgaattaaaaaaaatattcagcacTTGTAAAACAGAGTTAAACCGTGCTTAATAAAAACAGAGTAACACACAGacttaaaatcaaaaaataagtttttggAGCTTCATTTAGCTATTTCCGGCACCCCCCGTGTgtggcagcctgttacagcagctctgctcattctgagtttctttctttctcatcttttttttcctcgtaATTTTTATAACTAACATATTAgcaattagactctgcaaccatgttctaccgttttgtgttGGTCTTGGtcgtttttctttatttttttccactttttccacCCGTGTTTGGGGACCCAgtgcagggatcctttgtttatagcagggatcagctgttagcgctacGTCCCGCAGCAGTGCTGCCGGTGGACAGACttgacattcccagcgagctgaggaagAAAAGACGGGGGTTTCGTGCTGGGAGGGAGggccgtcgcccgagaaggagacgttatagACCATCTCTGCCTTCTGTAATCACTGGAAACGTAAGATCTTTGCCCAATaagatggatgagctcacgtcgctaacctggtcacagagggagtaccggcaatgtagcatcatgatgctaacggagtcctGGCTAACACCCCTAACTCCagacacgagcgtgacactaccaggattccagctgctgcggagggacaggacgagagagagcggtaagaagaaaggagggggactggcagtgtttgtgaatgacagatggtgtaaccccgggcacatcactgtgaaagaacaactctgcagcagagacattgagctgttagccgttagcatgcgtctgTACTACCTgtcccgggaattctcgcatgttatcgcgataacagcgtatgtcccccccctcggccaacgcggatgcagcctgtgacactctccactcagtggtcagcagactgcaaacacaatctccgagagccctcctcataatatcaggggacttcaatcatgcctcactggactccacactgcccaccttcacccagtatgtgacctgcccaaccagagacaataaaacactggacttagtgtatgccaatgctgaagaggcatacagttcatcacctctccctccactgggcagatctgatcacaacctggtgcaccttgtccctgtgtatgagcccttagtgcgcagggagccaccagccacctgcacagtgcagagatggtcggaggagagcgaggaggctcttaaggattgttttgagtcgactgtgtgggaggtgatctgtgacgaccacagagaggacatcgacagccttaccacatgcattactgactatattaatttctgtgtggataacaccgtacctaccaggactgtacggtgtttctccaacaacaaaccttggattaccccagaaattaaagttgtcctcaagcagaagaggagggccttcaaatccagaGACAaggaggagttgaaaagggtgcagagagagctgacgggactgataaggaatgggaaggacagccacaggcagaagatggagaaccagcttcagcaaaacaacgttggcgaggtctggagaggcctcagaaccatctcgggccacaaacatctgaactctctgcctgggagggatgtgaggtgggcaaatgaactgaatcatttcttcaacagatttgattcatccatgaggcagtctccaacatcggctgcagactcacccacccccactgctgctgttccacctctgacacctcagacacttcacacctcctctattcaccctgctcactcctccccacccccaacaacagcatccaatacacaatcaacacaaggctccaacctgactctctcaaccacccaggttaggagggaactgaggaggattaaagccaagaaggcagcgggtccagatggcatcagctcgagggtcatCAGGTCCTGcacggaccaactgtgtggggtgatggagcacatcttcaacctgagcctgaggctggggagagtcccacagctctggaaaacctcctgtgttgtcccagtgccaaagacttcacgccccaaggacctcaacagctacaggcaggtggctctgacatcccacctgatgaagaccctggagcgccTGGTCCTgactcagcttcggcgcctggtgagctcatcattggactcacttcagtttgcctaccagcctggcattggagcggatgatgccgtcattcacctcgtGCATCGTTCCCTCACTCACCTGGacaccgctgggagcactgtgagaatcatgttctttgatttctccagtgccttcaacaccattcttcccacagtcctgaaggacaagctggagaactctggagtggaccatcacctcactacctggattttggactacctcaccgaccgaccacagtatgtgagaactcagggctgtgtgtcggacagggtcgtgtGCAGTACGGGgaccccacagggaacggttctggctccgttcctcttcaccatctacactgcagacttctcccacaactccacccagtgcttcctgcagaagttctctgatgactctgcaatagtcggcctcatcactgatggggacgacaaggagtacagaggactgacccaagactttgtggactggtgccagctgaactacctccagatcaacactagtaaaaccaaggagctggtggtagacttccgcaggcacaaacatcctccactgcaaccactgaacatccaggtatggacattgaggctgtggacagctacaggtaccttggtgttcatctgaacaacaaactggactggactcatatctcagacgccctctacaggaaagggcagagcagactgtacctgctgcggagactcaggtcgtttggagtggagggcccactcctgaagaccttctatgactctgtggtggcctcagccatcttttatggtgtggtctgctggggtggcagcatctctgccggggacaggaagagactgaacaggctgatccgcagggccagctctgttctaggatgccctctggacccagtggaggtggtgagtgacaggagaatggtggctaagctgtcatccctgttggacaacatctcccaccccatgcaggagactgtgacagcactgagcagctccttcagtgggagactgcggcacccacggtgtgggacggagagatttcgcaggtctttcctccccactgctgtcagactccacaacaaagacttttgcagctgatcaaacacacacacccacacatgtgcaataacactaagtgcaataatcttttctgacaaagttgtatttttactcagttgtataaagcatttgtattctatttttatcctattgttaGGATTGAAACTAATCctattgtatgattttattctattttattctattgtatatagtattttattttattctattccattctgtacagttgtgtacagtatattattctcattgtattctaatttttgcaatataactttgcactgtccactttctgctgtgacaaaacaaatttcccacgtgtgggaccaataaaggttatcttatcttaaactaCAGAAAGAATTTGAAAATTAGTTTAAAATACGCCACACCTAAGTGGTTTAAGtgcaaaatcaaaataaaataaaacgcaGTCAAAGTATGAAGAAAAGAGTATAAAAAAGACATAAGAAAAGCTATACGAAAGCTCTATTCTTTTATCACTCTTATGTTCAAATATGTTCAAATTCGAGCTGGTTAATATTTTACTGTGAGTAAAATATTACTTTAGATTactgttttgtattttacagtattttaatGAATAATCTGTTACAATTATTTCCTCAAGGATGTTGTTTCccacagataaaaaaaaccccaagtgATAAGACCCTGGCATTATTAGTATTCACATGGGACTGTGTCAGTGAGGTGGGGTACAAAAACGTCTGTGCCCTTCTTTAAAGATGTGGTTCAGTCACTCAGACAGTGAATAAAGAAATTTGATGTAAAAGATGTGTTCAGGAACTCAGTTTTATCTTTtaaacagtaaaacacacaTGAGTTGTGTTCACTTCAAATCCACAGTACACTGAGAAacagaaatttattttaaactagTGGTATGCAGTACTGCAAGATTTGGTATTGAGCCGATACCAAGAAACTACAGGGCCAGTATCAATTatactaatatttttttttaataattaaggTTGATTCATCATCAAATTGCCAGATCTGAATAAATTTTCATGACCATTAAGtgttttttgggggatttttccTTTGGATTATGAATTAGTTAAAACCCAGGACataaattataaaatgtttAAGTCTGCAGCACATCTACTTTCACAGATAACACAAAAGAGTAATTATATTCAATCAAACCTGAGCCATATTATATTTGGTGACTTTTCATTTGCACtaaatgttttcctttaaacAACATGTTTCAGTTAGATGACTGCTCTGTGCTGCATCGGCACTTAAACAGACAGCCAGGTTGCCTCTTTGATGAAACCGCAGAAACTAAAGTATCAGTCACATTAGGCTCGTATCGCTCAATATCAATACAAAGATAGGTTTCAATATCatcgatatttggatcaatCCGCCCACCAAAGTCCAGCCACATGGACTCATGGCTCATCTTTCTTAGCTTTTCCTATTGATTCTCTGAAGTAGTTATCATCACTGTGGGTGTAACATAATTGTGGCCATAAGCATGCTGTGAAGGCACTGTTTGCACatttaagaaaatgtacaaaCAGGACAAGTTTGTTGTCCTTTCGTTGTTCTGTCACGACTGTGAGTGTGGCTCATATTTAAGAAGCAAATAAAGATTTCATAAAAGCAAAACCCCTCAGTTTTTACTGACATCTAATAACAACAGTGACATGTATTAGCAGTATTCTCACATCAGCAGCTAATTTTTTTAGCTGTTGGTAAGAACAATAAGAGTAGGTAAtttccattatttatttattgcttttaaATCATTCATGTTACAACAAACTCGGACATGGTCACCTGTTCAGTTCTGCTTGTCTGTAGAAGATTAAAGATTAAGACATTAGACACTGGATCTATGATGGCCTCATGACTCCGAGGTACCCCGGATGATTTAGTTGTTCTGTCTTCTTACAGTCTACAGCAGTGCTCAGGGCATGGTTTGCAGTAAGATACTTACTTTTACCTCTTAAAAAAGCATTGAAATGATTGTTACAATGACATTAATGCTCATAAAGGAAAAGGGGTCAAAGTGCATTATGGTTCCATAATTGTTTGCAGATTTTCTTgcatatgaattattttaagaAATTGCTAAAATTTGACCATTTTCGTATGAATATGGGATTTTTCTAGTCTAATTTTTAAAACGAACGAACAGATTTAATCTTGAATTCTTCTTGAATTGTTTTCTCCAATATTTATCCTCCCTGACTTCAAATTAAACTTTTACTCCACCCGGAATGGCTGCGTTACTCTTTGCCGCAATAGGCTGCAGTTCTGCACCAAACCAGCGGATTTCAGGTCTTTGAAAATCTTAAATTCTTCGCTTATTGTTGCGCAGGTCGTGGGGACAGGGGTGAACGGTTAGCTTCACAGATTTATGCTAAAAGCGAACTTCCTGAGCTTCCTGTGCAGTTTATTGAGCTGCAGAAACACCAACATCGGCATCCGCGCTAACGTTAGCTTAGGACTGCAAAGCTAACTGTGGGTTGTCTCGGCGGGTGGACGGAAGCTCCGAGGGCAGAAATACAAGCACTTACCTACACCTGAAGCAGAAAACGAACACATCGGTGGTTGGTGAGAGTTAGAAAGTCTGTAGCTGCATAGTGGTTTTTTAAAGCATGTACTGCAGCACGGCGctcaacaacaactgcagcgacaCATGCGTGCTTCCTGAGTACGGGTCGCGTTCAGGGACATATCAGACAATTCAGTTTTCACACAGTCAGTTTATATTTGTTTCACTTGTTACCCACAACGCGCCAAGACCCCACGACTGCATGAGATATGGTTTGGTGACTTTAATAAGAcaatttaatgaaaaaaaataaaatgaaataaaataagaacataatgtttccgcccggtttcgaaccggggacctttcgcgtgttaggcgaacgtgataaccactacactacggaaACCGTGTGACGACAAAAATCACCTGAGCATGATTTAAAAAGCTTGTATGCGATCTACCGTTGTAAGGTAGGTGGTACGAGTGTTTAtttctcagcagcagcagcagcccacaACCTTTTTTGCAgcacggaccggtttaatgtccgacaatattttcaccgACCAttaaggtgtcacggataaatacaacaaaataaaatgatacgaccaagacagtggtattttgtaaatataataataaacgcgaattcactgtgtaattgtgtaactttattagcagggTCCTCCTGAAATACGCAAACAAcaatgagagtaacatcctcctctctgcccctcaATGGTCtttggtcgctatggtaacacgtaaatatcaatcaatcaatcaatcagacCTTTATCTGTCACATGCAAGTTTGCACCTGCAGTGGAATGGACCCCCGACCATACGTACATAGCACGGACAGGTCGGAGACAGGTAGTAATTTGGAAGAACATTGAAATGTACAATACAATGGGCAAatggaggagggaaaaaagagacctctactcaCACTGGGCTCCTTGTGGGAGGTCAGCatgagaagagaaaacaaaaaaactcctctgcacagagAGCACATACATCTTGACATCACAACACCATGAAGCACATGACAAGCAACGGGGGTGGGTAAGGGGGTGAGAAGTGAGCCGATTAGACACAGCCATCTTGCCATGCACTACTAACCCAGCGCTGGGCCTAGACCCGCTGTCTGACCTCGGCCTTGGAAGCGTTTGAAGGCGTTTGGAGTCCAGGATGGGGGTGCGTAAGATGACAGTCTAAACAGTCTGTTATCAGGGAAGAATTTGTTGTtaagctccagccttgagaccacgGCTGGCACCGATATGGTAGCCGCATGAAATGATGGTGTTTtcctttagtgcgaacaactgcaTGTCGATTTTGCAGTCGATCTAAATGTCCgtcactggtctctcaatcacCCATCGGAAAGCCATGAGCCTCTCCGAAATGTTATCAATTTTGCGCTCAAAGAGCATAGTCTGAGGCTatgtccacactagcccggataaatttgaaaagggcgctttcgtctgaaaacgctccgcgtccacactatcgttttcagtcattttcacagagttgtgtgtccacattgaaacggccgaaaacaCTTACGTTCCAGTGCTGCGCATGCGTGAAGCACAAgacgattcgacctgcctcatttctgtctgccgtttatttactttccggctctttgaaacgtcgcagcaaaatgtcgaggaaaagcaccgagttttttaaatggactaacaatgaggtggcgttgttgctgcgagttacacaaaagtacaaagttgcaaaagcgagtgagaattaaagaatttgaagaaaagctatctgaagcatgtacagactgatattaacctttaatagggctgtcaaaattgagagcaaacaaaacaactgctgtataatgccctccaccatcttagtttaattggtcacatgactaaaatgtgtcatcgttttCGAAAAGGCTCCGGGTTTGCTGTCCAGCGATTTCAGATGTATCCAttttggagagcgttttcaaaacgctgcgtttttctTGACCAAAAAcaccgtctcagtgtggacagaaggtcaaaacggagagaaaaagatttgtttttaaatgaaaacgtattagtgtggacatggcctgaGTGCTCACGACCGCCGTGAGCTCCTCCAAGATGTTATCAAATTTGCGCTCAAAGAGCTTAGTCTGAGTACTCACAACAGCCTCGAGCtcgatactgcctaagggaagcatgtataatgtaaacagaattggtcctagcactgaaccctgtggaactccatagttgacctcagtgtgtgaagaggactctccatttacatgtgcaaattggagtctattagatagatatgatgcaaaccactgcagcgcagtacctgtaatacctacagcgtgctctaatcgctctaataggatattatgatcaacagtatcgaacgctgcactgaggtctagcaggacaagcacagagatgagtccactgtcagaggccataagaagatcatttgtaaccttcactaaagctgtttctgtgctgtgatgagctctgaaacctgactgaaactcttcaaataagccattcctctgcagatgatctgttagctgtttgacaactactctttcaaggatgtttgatatgaaaggaaggttggagattggcctataattagctaagactgctgggtctagagatgctttttgagtaaaggtttaactacagccagcttgaaggcctgtggtacatagctgattattagagataggttgaccatatttaagattgaagaattaattaatggcaggacttctttgagcagtgttgtaggaatggggtctaaaagacacgttgatggtttggaggaagtaattattgaagttaactcagaaagatcgattggagaaaaagagtctaacttaacattgatggtactgaaagtagctgtagataatattacatctgtgcgatgattattggtaattttttctttaatgattaaaattttatttgtgaagaagttcatgaagtcattactagttaacgttacagggatggttggctcaacagtactctgactttttgtcagcctggctacagtgctgaagagaaacctggggttgttcttattttcttcaatcagtgacgaatagtaagatgttctggctttgcggagggctttcttataaagcaacaaactatttctccaggctaaatgatgctCAGATGGGCTAAAGAGAGACATtagcatttttttattaatgattGTTAGCTGACAGTAAATTGGGTTAACAAGTGTGCTGTCTCAAGAAATCCAAGCCAGatttaaaataatcttaataAGTTCCACATTgtgtatttatatgaaaaaaaagccCTCTGTCGATCTAGTTGTATTGCAAAAGTACAAGAAATGAAAATTGTTGATTGGTAAGCCCACAAAACCTGAAGGAAGTTTATTTTGGCTctctgatggaaaaaaaaaagtccaactACTTCATCCTATGAGTCTTACCCAACATATAATGCAGGGTTGTGGAGCTGATGTTTACTCGCCCAGTACTAAGTACCTTGCAATCATGCAGGTGTCTGCCCTGCTAACCCTGATAAGAAGGAACATAAGGGATGGTTTTCATTGCCTGGACAGCAGGCTCCAAGGAacgattatttttattattcaggCTAGGCTAACCTGTAAGAGCTATTTGCACTAATACAGAATAATACTCAGACTTCAATTTTACTGTTTCACTAAGGGTTGtccacaatttaaaatttaattttattaaagcaATTTAGCAGACCAAAGcaaaatcaaataataaaattcagaaaacaagaatCAAACCACTTAAACTATACTTATCTAACTAACCTACTGTGAGCTGAGTTTGTTCTTATCTTCGGTGAGGAGAGGTTGGAGGAAGGACGAGCACAGCAAGGTCTAAAGATGTTCTTATCCCCGAGTCCTGGGTTGATGATAATCACCCAACAGGACAGCAGCATCCAGTGGACGTATGATGTCAACCAAAATCCTTCTGAATGAACCATCTAACACGGCAACAATGAGCAGatgaaaagccaaaaaataCTAAATCAGTTCACAGGTTCACAGTTTGGACTGTGGTTAATCATCTGATGTCCACCCACACCTCCCTGTCTGTCTCTATCTATATATCTGACTTACGTGATTTAATGCAAAATTCAAACTTATAAACTTTTAAATCACTTTACtacattttctttgttattctAACATAAATAATTCACATAATTCATAAATGGAAATAATTCAGTTCATGTTTCATTCAGtttacactgttaaaaaaaacgtCTTAAAAAAACGGtgatattccggcagctggggcgccaaaatactaCCGTAAAATAACCGAAAATAACTTcctcataaaaatacggttatttccTGCAATGAAAATACAATTTGTTGCGCTTGGGAtcttgcctttttcaagtgcttctaaacattaaattaggaacatgttAATgcgattaaacaatgaaatcatctataaattggaaaaaaaacaaatcctaaaaaaacggtaatattccggcagctggggcgccaaaatacgaccgtaaaataacagaaaataactgtcccataaaaatacggttatttccagtaatgaaaatagagtttgttgcgctaattttacatgggattctgCCTTTTCCAAGTGCTTTTAGACATTacattaggaacattttaacgtgatcaaacaatgaaattacctataaacaaggtcaatgaatgtggcaatatgaatcataatacgtaaatgtacagaaatatacagttggtttaaataataatggattgcatgtcctgggacagactgacagaggcgaggctgccatattgcaCCACCGGCCCCTCACCAGTAGGTAGGTAAAGAGTCGTGACCAcggacacaatgaccgagagtgtccaagccagggctcaaaccggcaacttTCTGATcacaaggcgaactgccaactcttgagccacaatcgccctaaataacaatgataataatacttatgtgatgtaacacaAGCTTATAGGAATCATGTTATATacttttccatagcattacatttgaattcaacagttcaatctttcaaataacggacagatatttgtgaaatcatgatacatttgtgaatgtatttttacaatctaaatatgcatatgtacaaaaaaatatatttaaaaaacaagtaaactgtgttttactatatttacagtgatgttatgttattttacctttgacatgtaaaatcacagtctacttatgtaaatttaatgatattctagaaagacagtacaaaactgtaaaatatacagtaagaTACTTTGACATTACTATTTTTTGGAACAGTGTATGTAATTCTACTTCAGTCAGATttgtctttattattattgttattctaTTTTCTGACTCATTATACTGGGTAAcctaaacacatttattttatttatattcaaaATTCCAGTGCTGAGCAATTGAGCATAATTAACCTTCAGTCATACCACATATAAGTCATGACCACTGGTACATATTTATGTGACTTCAATCTCTTCCTACCCCAGGCAAAAACTACTTTTTACAAAACAATATAGTTGTTAGTTAGCAATG is a window encoding:
- the LOC134636859 gene encoding uncharacterized protein LOC134636859 — protein: MDGIDESYIWERRIAHGIRYQRGAVPFPESVDIGLEFNAALERKEKLDQSLLTNSVMLEICQFAKTVTRSEKYFLFEMLEFNFDLGFDINNDSLCYIYAVRVHNRIKHLKEQIKMKPNRWKETFQLPDPSVLAGSKEDVSGRYCPKWNKIADSSVLTVSSKDCQSSDNHEAETTRVAINKYTVKKQGGIRLGKTQGANPFCAQLGVTLAIRPSHAPKQKLDPSLLTSGVMIEMLDFSRVLCGKHTYLVYELVKHNFGYAFNKPQFRMCLNRVIERKYTCLTAEDKDTFRKELFKIPAEKNKLEYKGKKRKTPDADNQELEAQILATNKRQTRKQQASKMEEMKEDDLSYMCPVEFETELQSETEAEPENVKPESCLSGTEVEMNVLQDVKPEEEEVFISPMQPLSYGHKSSLSPTQTSQESYWCLFSEGRCAETPKQRLWLRRAARTQQILTSSRVNDMFAHCREIGLDFNFCSPKRSLDLQLLTNWVMWEVFKFGTALSRSVRSFLFEILLNSFTLTLQDEQHERNFLVYMMAKHKNLVNHPKSQNMDFLCKPFKLPEIYHMVDVTSSFQTQLELQSQGQKGLDSSDSAKREEAEKEEHPFCKKLGLNLWSTIERPSDQKLDLTILTTGAVLEIFNFVKELCGEARNTVNDILEHNFDLDLQSGETEAAQKIQRWYTTQKSLMKKQNMSPKINRWLNMIVPLNGNLQEIPHSPTEDGDPALEGELDGFSGFVKRFDYQNCKEIGLDLDLSSKSETKTKLDLKVLTRGVLFELHQYVQQNYNRYVPALYEILEYNFDLSSQSHRKVEFAWSIASQVIAMTGKKRRKGDYLNKVFELPFEASKFPESSQVVFKEEPKDDFGEPGLNSENDDIVFVRKLKPVDMEVEIE